A single Gemmatimonadota bacterium DNA region contains:
- a CDS encoding DUF1800 domain-containing protein, whose translation MNETLRALNRFGLGARVGEPARVRDPRTWLLSQLDAGPPTLEDPGLPTLAEAGAAFRAQRQGLANQDPEERRMQLATSQQVRQAEIGAALNLRVTTDRPFVERLVAFWSNHLCVSMAGGPQVASFAGHYEREVIRPHVLGRFTDMVLASARHPAMLFYLDNFQSIGPESQQARAAARRQGRERGLNENYARELLELHTLGVDGGYAQADVEAMAKILTGWTLSGVGPAAATEPFGFSFRAMTHEPGTKTVLGKEYRQAGLAEGESAIRDLCAHPSTARFVATKLVTHLVSDVPPVPAVDRVASVFRETGGDLKAVAASLVTLEEAWDPERRKFRTPQDWLVAMLRAGPARQVPPVLAQGLNQLRHPLWAPSSPKGFGDMLGDWGDPDGLMNRAELARTAVQRMGRAGVDPARLVEVMDLPVDDPLPALLADASIPADERLALAFGGPAFQWR comes from the coding sequence ATGAATGAAACGCTGAGGGCACTCAATCGCTTCGGGCTGGGCGCCCGCGTCGGCGAGCCGGCCCGCGTGCGCGATCCCCGGACCTGGCTCCTTTCCCAGCTCGATGCGGGCCCGCCCACCCTCGAGGACCCGGGCCTTCCCACCCTCGCCGAAGCCGGTGCGGCCTTCCGCGCCCAGCGCCAGGGGCTCGCGAATCAGGATCCCGAGGAACGGCGCATGCAGCTCGCGACCTCCCAGCAGGTCCGGCAGGCCGAGATCGGAGCGGCCCTGAACCTGCGGGTCACCACCGATCGGCCCTTCGTGGAGCGGCTCGTCGCCTTCTGGTCGAACCATCTCTGTGTCTCGATGGCGGGTGGACCCCAGGTCGCCTCCTTCGCCGGCCACTACGAGCGGGAAGTCATCCGCCCGCACGTCCTCGGCCGCTTCACGGACATGGTGCTCGCCTCCGCGCGCCACCCGGCGATGCTCTTCTACCTCGACAACTTCCAGTCCATCGGGCCCGAATCGCAGCAGGCGCGGGCCGCAGCCCGGCGCCAGGGTCGGGAACGAGGGCTCAACGAGAACTACGCCCGCGAGCTCCTCGAGCTACACACCCTCGGGGTGGACGGCGGATACGCGCAGGCGGATGTCGAGGCGATGGCGAAAATCCTCACGGGATGGACCCTCAGCGGGGTTGGACCGGCCGCGGCTACCGAGCCCTTCGGGTTCTCCTTCCGCGCCATGACACACGAGCCCGGGACCAAGACCGTCCTCGGAAAGGAGTACCGCCAGGCCGGCCTAGCCGAGGGGGAATCGGCAATCCGGGATCTTTGCGCGCACCCTTCCACTGCCCGTTTCGTTGCAACGAAGCTCGTCACTCATCTTGTCTCCGACGTTCCGCCCGTGCCGGCGGTGGACCGGGTCGCCTCCGTCTTCCGGGAGACCGGCGGCGACCTGAAGGCGGTCGCGGCCTCGCTCGTCACGCTCGAGGAAGCATGGGATCCGGAGCGGCGAAAGTTTCGCACGCCGCAGGACTGGCTGGTCGCGATGCTCCGCGCCGGCCCGGCGCGCCAGGTCCCACCCGTCCTCGCGCAGGGGCTGAATCAGCTCCGCCATCCGCTTTGGGCACCATCGTCCCCGAAAGGATTCGGGGACATGCTGGGCGACTGGGGGGATCCCGACGGGCTGATGAACCGCGCCGAGCTGGCCCGCACTGCCGTCCAACGCATGGGGCGCGCAGGGGTGGACCCGGCCCGCCTCGTCGAAGTCATGGATCTTCCGGTTGACGACCCTCTCCCGGCGCTCCTCGCCGACGCGTCCATCCCGGCCGATGAACGGCTGGCGCTGGCCTTCGGCGGGCCCGCCTTCCAGTGGAGGTGA
- a CDS encoding response regulator transcription factor — protein sequence MTKILIVEDNADLAFGLRRTLEFEGYDVEIAEDGPTGLQEARSGEAELVLLDLMLPEMDGFRVLRELRGGGSRVPVLVLTARGDESDIVMGFDSGADDYVTKPFSTLELLARVRALLRRGTPEGDATDGGDGPLGFGDVAIDPESRTVLKGGEPVSLTPKEFDLLLTLLRRRGGVASRSDLLDEVWRYANSEVMTRTVDTHVAELRRKLENDPAHPRHILTVRKAGYRLDV from the coding sequence ATGACCAAGATCCTGATCGTCGAAGACAACGCCGACCTCGCCTTTGGCCTCCGCCGGACACTCGAGTTCGAGGGGTACGACGTGGAGATCGCCGAAGACGGCCCGACCGGCCTCCAGGAAGCGCGCTCCGGCGAAGCCGAGCTCGTCCTCCTCGACCTGATGCTCCCCGAGATGGACGGATTCCGCGTCCTTCGAGAGCTGCGGGGTGGGGGCTCGCGCGTCCCAGTCCTCGTGCTCACGGCACGGGGCGACGAGTCCGACATCGTGATGGGCTTCGACAGCGGCGCGGACGACTACGTGACGAAGCCCTTCAGCACGCTCGAGCTTCTCGCCCGGGTCAGGGCTTTACTTCGCCGGGGAACCCCCGAGGGGGACGCCACCGACGGCGGAGATGGCCCCCTGGGATTCGGTGACGTCGCGATCGACCCGGAATCTCGGACCGTTCTCAAGGGGGGTGAGCCGGTTTCCCTCACTCCGAAGGAGTTCGATCTCCTCCTCACCCTCCTGCGACGCCGGGGGGGAGTGGCCTCGCGGAGCGATCTCCTCGATGAAGTGTGGCGTTACGCAAACTCAGAAGTGATGACCCGAACCGTGGACACGCATGTGGCCGAGCTCCGCCGGAAGCTGGAGAATGACCCGGCGCACCCACGGCACATTTTGACCGTTCGGAAGGCCGGATACCGGCTCGATGTGTGA
- a CDS encoding DUF1501 domain-containing protein, with protein MDRRTFIRGMCLGGLATFAAPLVTFAQVPGKGRFVFVLLRGGFDGLAAVVPIGDPGYASLRGSMAFSSGELVALADDFALAPGLAPLKSFWDANELVAAHAMAIPYRTRSHFDGQAVLETGLDRPAGASDGWLNRLLQVMEGERSGIAVAAGLPRSLSGAHPVLTWSPAELGSVEDAYIERLHLLYQRDELLHDRFEAALQLQSLGGELEMGDAMAAGRAAGRMSPIMGAVARFLRDPLGPNVAAAEFSGWDTHANQGMAGGSLDRLLGQLAESLVTLRTELGETWADTTVVVMTEFGRTARPNGTGGTDHGTAGAGFVLGPRVSRSAILSDWPGLGSRDLYEGRDLRPTLDTRALLKAAVQGTFDLTAPQSDRIFPDSEVIRPVSGLMA; from the coding sequence ATGGATCGCAGAACCTTCATCCGCGGGATGTGCCTCGGCGGGCTCGCGACCTTCGCGGCGCCCCTCGTGACTTTCGCCCAGGTTCCCGGAAAGGGACGCTTCGTTTTTGTCCTCCTGCGCGGGGGCTTCGATGGCCTCGCCGCCGTGGTGCCGATCGGGGATCCCGGTTACGCCTCGCTTCGAGGAAGCATGGCCTTTTCGTCGGGAGAGCTCGTGGCGCTCGCCGACGACTTCGCGCTCGCCCCGGGGCTCGCTCCTCTCAAGTCCTTCTGGGACGCAAACGAGCTCGTGGCGGCCCATGCGATGGCGATTCCCTACCGGACGCGCAGCCACTTCGACGGCCAGGCGGTGCTCGAAACGGGGCTGGATCGCCCGGCGGGCGCCTCGGACGGCTGGCTGAACCGCCTCCTTCAGGTGATGGAGGGTGAGCGGTCCGGAATCGCCGTGGCGGCGGGCCTCCCGCGGTCGCTCTCCGGCGCCCACCCGGTGCTGACCTGGTCCCCCGCGGAGTTGGGGTCGGTGGAGGACGCATACATCGAGCGTCTCCATCTCCTGTACCAGCGGGACGAGCTCCTCCACGACCGTTTCGAAGCAGCGCTCCAGCTCCAATCGCTCGGAGGAGAACTGGAGATGGGCGACGCCATGGCCGCGGGACGCGCGGCCGGGCGGATGTCGCCGATCATGGGCGCCGTCGCCCGCTTCCTCCGCGATCCCCTCGGGCCGAATGTCGCCGCCGCCGAATTCAGCGGGTGGGACACACATGCGAACCAGGGGATGGCGGGAGGGTCGCTCGACCGCCTCCTCGGCCAGCTCGCCGAATCCCTCGTCACCCTCCGCACGGAGCTGGGGGAGACGTGGGCCGACACGACCGTCGTGGTCATGACGGAGTTCGGCCGAACCGCTCGGCCGAACGGGACGGGCGGCACCGACCACGGGACCGCCGGCGCCGGATTCGTGCTCGGACCCCGAGTGTCCCGAAGCGCCATCCTCTCCGATTGGCCGGGGCTCGGCTCCCGCGACCTTTACGAGGGTCGCGATCTCCGCCCCACTCTCGACACGCGAGCTCTCCTCAAGGCCGCAGTGCAGGGGACCTTCGATCTCACGGCGCCACAGTCGGACCGGATCTTTCCCGATTCGGAAGTGATCCGCCCGGTGAGCGGGCTCATGGCCTGA
- a CDS encoding RsmB/NOP family class I SAM-dependent RNA methyltransferase, whose product MSLVTSQRETLLRLTATLRPHFRTDRTLPSRIRALLSGDRRFGSRDRRLYRELLFTTVRFLPWLEGLLDTDPARAAATVAWLSAETPATRAFRAELTIGFPPKAEDLFERAAALGREVSSLVPAWLAAECPAALAPEEMNALHRRAPLWLRLQAGDATALAREIGDAGVRLSSCAVLPEAVRATTPDDASEADLTRTASYLHGDFEVQDLGSQMVLASQEILPGERWLDACAGAGGKTLQLACMLGKEGRVDAYDVRSSALDELGERVARAGLENVRTLRELPGGPAGAAGSEGYDGILVDAPCSGSGTWRRAPHLKWLTTPDDLIRHAERQRHLLAAFAPMVRAGGNLLYSTCSLARTENEEVAKSFLETHSDFEPLPPARDFGYDSGAPGLAILPALHDTDGFYVVALHRAR is encoded by the coding sequence GTGAGCCTCGTCACTTCGCAGCGGGAAACCCTTCTCCGGCTCACCGCCACGCTTCGACCTCATTTCCGGACCGACCGCACCCTTCCCTCCCGGATCCGGGCGCTCCTATCCGGCGATCGGCGCTTCGGCTCACGGGATCGGCGGCTGTACCGGGAGCTCCTCTTCACCACGGTGCGATTCCTTCCTTGGCTGGAGGGACTCCTCGACACGGACCCCGCTCGCGCCGCCGCGACGGTCGCCTGGCTGTCCGCAGAGACTCCCGCTACCCGCGCGTTCCGCGCCGAGCTGACCATCGGATTCCCTCCAAAGGCGGAGGACCTCTTCGAGCGCGCCGCGGCGCTCGGCCGAGAGGTTTCTTCCCTGGTTCCCGCTTGGCTCGCGGCCGAGTGCCCTGCCGCCCTCGCCCCGGAAGAGATGAACGCGCTCCACCGCCGCGCGCCCCTCTGGCTCCGACTGCAGGCGGGCGACGCGACCGCGTTGGCCCGGGAGATCGGCGACGCCGGAGTCCGGCTCAGCAGCTGCGCGGTCCTTCCGGAGGCGGTACGCGCGACGACGCCGGACGACGCGAGCGAGGCAGACCTCACACGGACCGCTTCATATCTCCACGGCGACTTCGAGGTCCAGGACCTCGGCTCGCAGATGGTGCTCGCCTCGCAGGAGATCCTTCCCGGGGAACGCTGGCTCGACGCCTGCGCCGGCGCGGGCGGGAAGACGCTCCAACTCGCGTGCATGTTGGGCAAAGAAGGAAGGGTGGATGCCTACGACGTCCGTTCCAGTGCCCTGGATGAGCTCGGGGAGCGCGTCGCACGCGCGGGACTGGAGAACGTGCGCACCCTCCGCGAGCTGCCCGGCGGCCCTGCCGGCGCGGCCGGCTCGGAAGGATACGACGGCATCCTCGTGGATGCGCCCTGCAGCGGATCGGGCACCTGGCGACGTGCGCCCCACCTCAAGTGGCTCACGACGCCGGACGACCTGATCCGTCATGCCGAACGCCAGAGACATCTCCTCGCGGCCTTTGCGCCGATGGTGCGGGCCGGCGGAAATCTCCTCTATTCGACTTGCTCGCTGGCCCGGACTGAGAACGAGGAGGTCGCGAAGTCCTTCCTCGAGACGCATTCCGATTTCGAGCCCCTCCCGCCGGCCCGCGACTTCGGGTACGATTCGGGCGCTCCCGGTCTCGCGATTCTCCCGGCCCTCCACGACACGGATGGGTTCTACGTCGTCGCGCTCCACCGGGCCCGCTGA
- a CDS encoding HAMP domain-containing sensor histidine kinase gives MRPFPNLPRGPFRGATALGVFLLATLALAGWLGYQALDAAASHRRTAEAVLRDYAGIAAVELARVGRSNLDDVLDDVFDPISRRVRVGNRVPLERIALEMDDAMDEERCPCPGFRSPLAVFTLDPGGILSTRPDTLAPETRTLIVQTMRTLQPPSGRSATGILITATPSAQDRPLAIGYVVSEDAPGIADPTFGFLIRAEALGELFEDWYEGRRLLPQPIAGDQPSDSILFVTVETATGAPVFASPTAYPTELSATSDLGPEYGGLVVRSAIRPDAASQLIIGGLPNSRLPLLAALLLLTLGIGIAAVIQLRQEQSFQTLREDFVSGVSHELRTPLAQIRMFAELQEAGKLRKPEDQARAISVIHREARRLSHLVENILQFSRLRRTAGRVLPRERLDFAEALEDGLDAVTPLLEERGDRLIVTAPRGLSVHGNRDAITRIVVNLLDNAVKYGPAGQTVRVGIDRVDGAARLTVSDQGPGVPPGDREQVWKPYRRLERDVKARLPGTGIGLSVVSELASLHEGRAWVEDAEGGGARFVVELPLAPAEASPIDATPAPALRVPAGGRA, from the coding sequence GTGAGACCTTTCCCAAATCTGCCACGCGGGCCCTTCCGGGGAGCGACCGCCCTCGGGGTGTTCCTCCTCGCGACCCTGGCGCTCGCGGGGTGGCTCGGGTACCAAGCGCTCGACGCGGCGGCCTCTCACCGGAGGACCGCGGAGGCCGTGCTCCGCGACTACGCGGGAATCGCGGCAGTCGAGCTCGCGCGGGTGGGACGCTCAAACCTCGACGATGTCCTGGACGACGTCTTCGACCCGATCTCCCGACGCGTGCGCGTCGGCAACCGCGTGCCTCTGGAGCGGATCGCGCTCGAGATGGACGACGCGATGGACGAAGAGCGCTGTCCGTGCCCGGGCTTCCGCTCGCCTCTCGCGGTCTTCACCCTGGACCCCGGCGGAATTCTCAGCACGCGCCCCGACACGCTCGCGCCGGAAACGCGCACCCTCATCGTGCAGACTATGCGCACGCTCCAGCCCCCTTCGGGAAGGTCCGCGACGGGGATCCTCATCACGGCGACCCCGTCGGCCCAGGATCGGCCGCTCGCGATCGGATACGTCGTCTCCGAGGACGCGCCCGGAATCGCCGACCCGACCTTCGGCTTCCTGATCCGCGCCGAGGCGCTGGGCGAGCTCTTCGAAGATTGGTACGAGGGGCGCCGCCTTCTTCCGCAACCGATCGCGGGTGACCAGCCGAGCGACTCGATCCTTTTCGTCACGGTCGAAACCGCCACCGGCGCCCCGGTCTTCGCTTCCCCCACGGCTTATCCGACCGAGCTCAGCGCGACCAGCGACCTCGGGCCCGAATACGGCGGCCTCGTCGTGCGCTCGGCGATCCGCCCGGACGCCGCCTCCCAGCTCATCATCGGGGGGCTCCCCAACTCTCGGCTTCCGCTCCTCGCCGCGCTCCTCCTCCTCACGTTGGGGATCGGGATCGCCGCGGTGATCCAGCTGCGACAAGAGCAGAGCTTCCAGACACTCCGCGAAGATTTCGTCTCGGGTGTGTCCCACGAGCTCCGCACGCCACTCGCGCAGATCCGGATGTTCGCCGAGCTTCAAGAGGCCGGCAAACTTCGCAAGCCGGAAGACCAGGCACGCGCCATTTCCGTGATCCACCGCGAAGCCAGGCGCCTTAGCCATCTCGTGGAGAACATCCTCCAGTTCTCGAGACTCCGGCGCACCGCGGGTCGCGTCCTTCCGCGCGAAAGACTCGACTTCGCGGAGGCGCTCGAGGACGGACTCGACGCAGTCACCCCCTTGCTCGAAGAGCGTGGCGATCGCCTCATCGTGACGGCCCCTCGCGGCCTCTCCGTCCACGGGAATCGGGACGCCATCACCCGCATCGTCGTGAACCTGCTCGACAACGCCGTGAAATACGGCCCCGCCGGGCAGACCGTCCGCGTCGGAATCGACCGGGTTGACGGCGCGGCCCGTCTCACCGTCTCCGACCAGGGACCGGGTGTGCCCCCGGGCGATCGCGAACAGGTCTGGAAGCCTTACCGCCGCCTGGAGCGCGACGTAAAGGCGCGCCTCCCCGGCACCGGGATCGGCCTCTCCGTCGTCTCCGAGCTTGCCAGCCTGCACGAGGGACGCGCATGGGTCGAGGACGCGGAGGGAGGGGGCGCCCGATTCGTGGTCGAGCTTCCGCTCGCACCGGCGGAGGCGAGCCCGATTGACGCGACCCCGGCTCCCGCGCTGAGGGTCCCGGCGGGAGGGCGTGCATGA
- a CDS encoding SprT family zinc-dependent metalloprotease — MAARSEKQVLTLLHRRGARRLRRIRFRPNRSTIWSLTQGGTVLNLHVAYRTAPLELMDHFAVIAREARQGTTAYRAAAEEVRSWDGLELELRRVRREHRLRRDPFGKRHERRRRRLDQAGPCCGTSEQRVYLRRLYRYLNRTRFDGRLPDDIPLRLSNRMTTRVGQLVPGVRNGIRYIVELALNVDLMLEGNGRERIDTLVHEMAHGAEWLFDGKIGHGPGWRRWARYAGCNEKACAEEPIRRRAPGDAHATRVPRLPLGAWAPAAA; from the coding sequence ATGGCGGCACGAAGCGAAAAACAGGTGCTCACGCTCCTCCATCGTCGTGGTGCTCGCCGCCTTCGCCGCATTCGCTTTCGCCCGAACCGCAGCACGATCTGGTCGCTCACGCAGGGTGGCACCGTGCTCAACTTGCACGTTGCGTACCGCACGGCTCCGCTCGAGCTCATGGATCACTTCGCCGTCATCGCCAGAGAGGCGCGTCAGGGGACGACGGCGTACCGCGCGGCGGCGGAGGAGGTGCGGAGTTGGGACGGACTCGAGCTCGAGTTGCGTCGCGTGCGACGCGAGCATCGGTTGCGGAGAGATCCCTTTGGAAAGCGACACGAGCGGCGTCGGCGTCGCCTCGATCAGGCGGGACCGTGTTGCGGAACTTCCGAGCAGCGCGTCTACCTCCGCCGACTCTATCGCTATCTGAATCGCACGCGATTCGACGGGCGGCTTCCGGATGACATTCCGCTCCGGTTGAGCAACCGGATGACGACGCGCGTCGGCCAATTAGTTCCCGGTGTGCGGAACGGAATACGCTACATCGTGGAGCTCGCGCTGAACGTGGACCTCATGCTCGAGGGGAATGGGAGGGAGCGCATTGACACGCTCGTTCATGAGATGGCCCACGGGGCCGAGTGGCTCTTCGACGGAAAGATCGGCCACGGTCCCGGATGGCGGCGCTGGGCCCGTTACGCGGGGTGCAACGAGAAGGCCTGCGCAGAGGAACCGATTCGACGCCGGGCTCCGGGCGATGCACACGCCACTCGCGTTCCCCGGCTTCCTCTGGGCGCCTGGGCTCCGGCAGCGGCCTAG
- a CDS encoding PadR family transcriptional regulator, which yields MCARKNDWFSDLFADLDPDRWARRWNREWGPRRRRGPIFESGEMKYVLLRLIREKPRHGYEIIKEIEERFAGWYTPSAGTVYPTLQLLEDQGYVRVVEADGKKVYHITPEGEAFLDQNRETIDDMFDRVRDTVRDFAGGAMADLNRAFARVAASTYKEAWRHGPNDPLTRRIVEILEETATKIQELVPSTKSGAAPES from the coding sequence ATGTGCGCCCGTAAGAATGACTGGTTCAGCGATCTTTTCGCGGATCTCGACCCCGACCGGTGGGCCCGCCGGTGGAACCGTGAGTGGGGGCCGAGGCGACGGCGCGGCCCGATCTTCGAATCCGGCGAGATGAAATACGTCCTTCTCCGCCTCATTCGCGAGAAACCGCGGCACGGATACGAGATCATCAAGGAGATAGAGGAGCGTTTCGCCGGTTGGTATACACCTTCCGCGGGGACGGTGTATCCCACGCTCCAGCTCCTCGAGGACCAGGGGTACGTGCGCGTCGTCGAGGCGGACGGTAAGAAGGTGTATCACATCACGCCCGAGGGGGAGGCCTTCCTCGACCAAAACAGGGAGACCATCGACGACATGTTCGACCGGGTCCGCGACACGGTTCGGGACTTCGCGGGGGGGGCGATGGCCGACCTGAACCGGGCCTTTGCGCGTGTGGCGGCCTCGACGTACAAGGAGGCATGGCGCCACGGGCCAAACGATCCGCTCACCCGCCGCATCGTCGAGATTCTCGAGGAAACGGCGACGAAGATCCAGGAACTCGTACCCTCGACGAAGAGCGGCGCGGCGCCGGAATCCTGA
- a CDS encoding TolC family protein → MAPGLLLLVAALAFPGPTAAQQQVAQGGEPLELTLERMVQLTMESSYQVRFLDMGIQQRNLGLRAERARLRSSVSLDMTVPTFQSVSEEEFDSQLGRNIIVRENSRRWEAQLSVRQPIIIPWLGYPTNGYLSLNNRVYRDTQIDEDGEHNLTYYNRYFIRYTQPLFQPNGLRNSLEQAELQLEDAEIDYLNDVIEIVDNASDDYYELFEAAYEGVIGAAYVQNLERAASLAQTLIAANPGRSIELNQINVELANAREDVQSAATDFRLQAAQLRTRLNLAEGTPITLTPVIDLQPVSVDVTRATQFAMELTPRLRQLDIQQRENEIRLDEQEGRNAFRVDLEFTYGREMRDELFGQLWDEPSNTYTIDVNAFVPIWDWGEREARIESQRINLRRTELQMEQARIQIVSDVENQVRTLEELQARTLTMEQNLGLAASISQESLELYANGTITALDLLQSLRRELDTAENFLEAYTGWRGSLQRLQRLTFWDFQADVPVVDRYGITVATLQ, encoded by the coding sequence ATGGCTCCCGGCCTCCTCCTCCTTGTCGCCGCGCTCGCCTTTCCCGGCCCGACTGCCGCCCAACAGCAGGTGGCCCAGGGCGGAGAGCCGCTCGAGCTCACCCTTGAGCGGATGGTCCAGCTCACCATGGAGAGCAGTTATCAGGTCCGCTTCCTCGACATGGGGATCCAGCAGCGGAATCTCGGACTCCGGGCGGAGCGGGCGAGACTTCGTTCGAGCGTCTCGCTCGACATGACCGTCCCGACCTTCCAGTCCGTTTCGGAGGAGGAGTTCGACTCGCAGCTCGGCCGCAACATCATCGTGCGGGAGAATTCCCGGCGCTGGGAAGCCCAGCTTTCCGTCCGTCAGCCCATCATCATTCCGTGGCTGGGTTATCCCACCAACGGATACCTCTCGCTGAACAACCGCGTCTACCGCGACACGCAGATCGATGAAGATGGCGAGCACAACCTCACGTACTACAACCGATACTTCATCCGATACACACAACCCCTCTTCCAGCCCAACGGGCTCAGGAACAGCCTGGAGCAGGCGGAGCTCCAACTCGAGGACGCCGAGATCGACTATCTGAACGACGTCATCGAAATCGTGGACAACGCCAGCGACGACTACTACGAGCTCTTCGAGGCGGCTTACGAGGGCGTGATCGGCGCGGCATACGTTCAGAACCTGGAACGCGCCGCGAGTCTGGCGCAAACGCTCATCGCTGCGAATCCGGGGCGGAGCATCGAGCTGAACCAGATCAATGTGGAGCTCGCGAACGCGCGGGAAGACGTCCAGAGCGCCGCGACCGACTTCCGCCTCCAGGCAGCCCAACTCCGTACGCGGCTGAATCTCGCCGAGGGGACGCCGATCACTCTCACCCCGGTGATCGATCTCCAGCCGGTGTCGGTAGACGTGACGCGCGCCACCCAGTTCGCGATGGAGCTCACGCCGCGCCTCCGCCAGCTAGACATCCAGCAGCGCGAAAATGAAATCCGCCTCGACGAGCAGGAAGGGCGGAACGCCTTCCGCGTGGATCTCGAGTTCACGTACGGGCGCGAGATGCGAGACGAGCTTTTCGGTCAACTTTGGGACGAGCCGAGCAACACCTATACGATCGATGTGAACGCCTTCGTGCCGATCTGGGATTGGGGCGAGAGAGAGGCGCGGATCGAGAGCCAGAGAATCAACCTGCGGCGGACCGAACTCCAGATGGAACAGGCGCGAATCCAGATCGTGTCCGACGTCGAGAATCAGGTACGAACGCTCGAAGAGCTCCAGGCTCGCACGCTCACGATGGAGCAAAACCTCGGCCTCGCCGCGAGTATCTCCCAGGAAAGCCTCGAGCTCTATGCCAACGGTACGATCACCGCGCTCGACCTATTGCAGAGCCTGCGGCGCGAGCTCGATACGGCGGAGAACTTCCTGGAGGCCTACACCGGGTGGCGCGGTTCGCTGCAGCGGCTCCAGCGTCTGACCTTCTGGGACTTCCAGGCGGATGTCCCCGTCGTCGATCGCTACGGGATCACGGTGGCGACGCTCCAGTAG